In the genome of Deinococcus psychrotolerans, one region contains:
- a CDS encoding carbohydrate ABC transporter permease, giving the protein MTRNRATPWFFLTPFLLAFVAFFIAPVGYALYLSLFIKKRSGFGPAKNVFGGLENYVRAFQDSDFLHSLLNILLFLVIQVPLMLIVATALALILDSVKSGFAQRFFRTAFYLPYTVPGVIAGLLWGYLYSKNLSPLNQITGLKTDFLSSGILLFSIGNIVTWTWTGYNMITLYAALQNVPTDIYEAARIDGASNWNVTRYVKLPLLRPALTLTGIFSVIGTMQIFSEPFVLRPLGYVPDNITPNTYLYLAVARDGNFGYGAALAIVMALFTFVLSGFFLRNVRGET; this is encoded by the coding sequence ATGACGCGAAATCGAGCGACGCCCTGGTTCTTTCTGACCCCTTTTCTGCTGGCCTTCGTGGCATTTTTTATCGCTCCGGTGGGGTACGCCCTTTATCTGAGCCTGTTCATCAAAAAGCGCAGCGGCTTCGGCCCGGCCAAGAACGTGTTTGGCGGCCTGGAGAATTACGTCCGGGCCTTTCAGGACTCCGATTTCCTCCACTCTCTGCTCAATATCCTGCTGTTTCTGGTGATCCAAGTTCCGCTGATGCTGATCGTCGCCACTGCTCTGGCGCTGATTCTGGACAGCGTCAAGAGCGGTTTCGCGCAGCGGTTTTTCCGCACGGCCTTTTACCTCCCCTACACTGTGCCGGGCGTGATCGCGGGCCTGTTGTGGGGCTACCTCTATTCCAAGAACCTCTCGCCCCTCAATCAGATCACCGGCCTCAAGACCGATTTTCTCAGCAGCGGGATTTTGCTGTTCAGCATCGGCAACATCGTCACCTGGACCTGGACGGGCTATAACATGATTACCCTCTACGCCGCGCTGCAAAACGTGCCGACGGACATCTACGAGGCCGCCCGCATCGACGGCGCGAGCAATTGGAACGTGACCCGCTACGTCAAGTTACCGCTGCTGCGCCCGGCATTGACCCTGACCGGCATCTTCTCGGTCATCGGCACCATGCAGATCTTCTCCGAACCGTTTGTGCTGCGGCCACTCGGCTACGTGCCCGACAACATCACGCCCAACACCTACCTGTATCTGGCGGTGGCCCGCGACGGCAACTTCGGTTACGGCGCGGCGCTGGCCATCGTGATGGCGCTGTTCACTTTCGTTCTCAGCGGGTTTTTTCTGAGAAACGTCCGGGGAGAAACATGA
- the galE gene encoding UDP-glucose 4-epimerase GalE, translating to MHLMVVGGAGYIGSHTVRQLLAAGHSVTVLDNLSSGHREALPKDAHLIVADLLDPPALKAALLSAKPDAVIHFAALIEVGESMRSPGRYYQNNVTGSLNLFQAIVETRKIPLVFSSTAAVYGDAESVPIPENAPKRPTSTYGHSKWMVEQILHDFGVAHGLPYTVLRYFNVCGAAPNHTIGEDHPNKTHLIELALLTALGQREKMFVNGTDYPTPDGTCVRDYVHVLDLADAHVLAVQALSGGAVSGQAFNVGLGHGFSVRQVLDAVDAVVGTPLTREEGPRRAGDPPSLVADPSRIKGELGFDPKFTDLNGIVQTAWDWHRTHPHGFKS from the coding sequence ATGCACTTAATGGTCGTGGGAGGCGCGGGCTATATCGGCTCGCATACGGTGCGGCAACTTTTAGCGGCGGGTCACAGCGTCACGGTGCTGGACAACTTGTCGAGCGGGCATAGGGAAGCCTTGCCGAAGGACGCGCACCTGATCGTGGCCGACTTGCTCGACCCGCCCGCCCTCAAAGCGGCGCTGCTGAGCGCAAAGCCCGACGCGGTGATTCACTTCGCGGCGCTGATCGAGGTGGGCGAAAGTATGCGCTCGCCGGGCCGCTATTACCAAAACAACGTTACCGGCAGCCTCAACTTGTTTCAGGCCATCGTGGAGACGCGCAAGATTCCGCTGGTGTTCAGCTCGACGGCGGCTGTCTACGGAGACGCCGAGAGCGTGCCGATTCCCGAGAACGCTCCCAAGCGGCCCACCAGTACCTACGGCCACAGCAAATGGATGGTGGAACAGATTTTGCACGATTTCGGCGTGGCTCACGGCCTGCCCTACACCGTGCTGCGCTACTTCAACGTCTGCGGGGCCGCCCCCAACCACACCATCGGGGAAGACCATCCCAACAAAACCCACCTGATCGAGCTGGCACTGCTCACCGCCCTCGGTCAGCGCGAAAAAATGTTTGTCAACGGCACCGATTACCCCACCCCCGACGGCACCTGCGTACGCGACTACGTGCATGTGCTCGACCTGGCCGACGCGCATGTGCTGGCGGTACAGGCCCTCTCTGGCGGCGCAGTGAGCGGGCAGGCCTTCAATGTGGGCCTCGGTCACGGCTTCTCGGTGCGGCAGGTGCTGGATGCGGTGGACGCGGTGGTGGGCACGCCGCTCACACGGGAGGAAGGCCCGCGCCGCGCTGGTGATCCGCCGTCATTGGTGGCCGATCCCAGCCGGATCAAAGGCGAGCTGGGTTTTGACCCCAAGTTCACCGATCTAAACGGCATCGTCCAGACCGCCTGGGACTGGCACCGCACCCACCCGCACGGCTTTAAGAGCTGA
- a CDS encoding helix-turn-helix transcriptional regulator, translating to MTPASDLPSPAPQRPERSSAPAGWTFFSNHSHVLLYLAREPDMPLRSAAQAVGITERAVQRIVRDLEEAGILIRVRVGRRNRYEIRGDQSLRHPIEAHETVGNLLAFLMLNQTGPQTD from the coding sequence ATGACCCCAGCCTCCGATCTTCCATCACCCGCACCGCAGCGGCCTGAGCGCTCCTCAGCGCCCGCCGGCTGGACGTTTTTTTCCAACCACAGCCACGTTCTGCTTTATTTGGCCCGCGAACCCGACATGCCCCTGCGCTCAGCGGCGCAGGCAGTGGGCATCACCGAACGCGCCGTGCAGCGCATCGTGCGCGACTTGGAAGAAGCCGGGATTCTGATACGGGTCAGGGTCGGGCGGCGCAACCGCTATGAGATTCGCGGCGATCAGTCGCTGAGGCATCCTATAGAAGCGCACGAAACGGTGGGCAACCTGCTGGCTTTCTTGATGCTCAATCAGACCGGGCCGCAAACGGACTGA
- a CDS encoding DeoR/GlpR family DNA-binding transcription regulator, translating into MKEREATKVRQRQTQILQLLTRQEQVSVSELSSLLSISEVTVRSDLEQLGQAGLLRRIRGGAARPLCTEQPLEETSKQHAAAKRRIGRAAAGLVQNGETIFLDVGSTTTEVARHLPPTLSGVTVVTNGLNIALELQRLPNLQVIVTGGTLRRLQHSLVSPYGLEVLSKIRADRLFLGCNGVHLQHGVTSVNHEEAEIKAQMVRCSREVVVVADASKLGFVSRAHIAPLTSVHTLIINQSSGQSLNGYAAQIQQVLCV; encoded by the coding sequence ATGAAAGAAAGGGAGGCGACAAAAGTGCGCCAGCGGCAAACCCAGATTTTGCAATTGCTTACGCGCCAGGAGCAGGTTTCTGTCTCTGAACTGTCCTCTTTGCTCAGCATTTCGGAAGTTACGGTTCGCAGCGACCTCGAGCAGTTGGGGCAGGCCGGTTTACTGCGCCGTATTCGTGGCGGCGCGGCGCGGCCCCTATGCACCGAGCAACCGCTGGAGGAAACCAGCAAGCAGCACGCGGCAGCCAAGCGCCGAATCGGGCGGGCAGCAGCGGGTCTGGTGCAAAACGGTGAGACTATTTTTTTGGATGTTGGCAGCACCACCACCGAAGTCGCCCGCCACCTTCCGCCCACCCTCAGCGGCGTGACCGTCGTGACCAACGGGCTCAATATCGCCTTGGAGCTTCAGCGGCTTCCCAACTTGCAAGTGATTGTCACGGGCGGCACCTTACGGCGGCTGCAACACAGCTTGGTCAGTCCTTACGGCCTAGAAGTGCTTTCGAAGATTCGGGCAGACCGTTTGTTTTTGGGCTGCAACGGCGTTCACCTTCAGCACGGCGTGACCAGCGTCAACCATGAGGAAGCCGAAATTAAGGCCCAGATGGTGCGGTGCAGCCGCGAGGTGGTGGTGGTGGCCGATGCCAGCAAACTCGGTTTTGTCAGCCGCGCCCATATTGCTCCGCTCACCAGCGTTCACACGCTCATTATCAATCAGTCTTCGGGTCAAAGTCTCAACGGGTACGCGGCTCAAATCCAACAGGTGCTGTGCGTTTAA
- a CDS encoding PqqD family protein, with translation MDTKMIWTTTPEVMATELPDAVVILDEGGEMYQLSGVARAIWLALPADLETLTATVTAQFEVGVQAAQADISAFLSEMTQKGLLTQSG, from the coding sequence ATGGACACCAAAATGATCTGGACGACAACTCCCGAAGTGATGGCCACCGAGCTGCCTGACGCGGTGGTGATCTTGGACGAAGGCGGCGAGATGTACCAACTGAGCGGCGTAGCCAGAGCGATTTGGCTGGCCCTTCCCGCCGACTTAGAAACGCTGACGGCAACAGTGACGGCTCAGTTTGAAGTTGGCGTGCAGGCCGCCCAAGCCGACATTTCCGCTTTCCTGAGTGAGATGACGCAGAAGGGTTTGCTGACCCAGAGCGGATGA
- a CDS encoding NIPSNAP family protein: MFYEYRRYQAQAGRRDELVKFMEETVIPFQVSKGMDVTGSFVDEKDPDIYIWIRRFENEAQREELYAKVYQSEVWKTEMAPKIDTLFIREKIAVTRIVPTPTSALQ; encoded by the coding sequence ATGTTTTACGAATACCGCCGTTATCAAGCTCAAGCAGGCCGCCGCGACGAACTGGTGAAGTTCATGGAAGAAACGGTCATTCCCTTTCAAGTCTCGAAAGGAATGGACGTGACGGGCTCGTTCGTGGACGAAAAAGACCCCGACATCTATATCTGGATTCGCCGCTTTGAAAACGAAGCGCAGCGCGAAGAGTTGTACGCCAAGGTTTATCAAAGTGAGGTGTGGAAAACCGAGATGGCCCCCAAAATCGACACCCTGTTCATTCGGGAGAAGATCGCCGTGACCCGTATCGTTCCGACGCCAACTTCAGCGCTTCAGTAA
- a CDS encoding extracellular solute-binding protein: MKKVALKSGALLLSLALAASTAHAADPAFPKGPTSPVTLEVWSWVPGLDKTVTAFTKQYPNIKIKILNLGGGPATYTKLQTAIKAGSGAPDVAQVEYGFLPAFADTGGLADLSKYGANDYKKYFVPWTWGQVSPDGQAVYAIPQDTGPFAMVYRDDILKKYNIAVPKTWAEYAKAAATVKTKSNGGVKLGNFYSTFAPWFMALAWADGGQFFQRQGDSWVQTLNNSSSKKVLNYWNDLIKKGEVGTLAGFSADYWNAAGAGKLATNMEAAWGPGGYAGSLGTKSAGLWRVAPIPQWTAGSSVKSGNWGGSSNVVTTQSKNPEAATLFALWLNLSSNAITADWNNGGLFPASDAGLALPALAVTSKNPSKFFGGQNISSVYAQASRGVNVNFQWAPWFPFVNDNFSKQMDKMLKGQLTPDQALDAWQAESLAYAKQNGFTVK; this comes from the coding sequence ATGAAAAAAGTAGCTCTCAAATCCGGCGCTCTGCTCCTTTCCTTGGCCCTGGCCGCCAGCACCGCTCACGCCGCCGACCCGGCGTTCCCCAAAGGCCCCACCAGCCCGGTGACGCTCGAAGTCTGGTCATGGGTGCCCGGCCTCGATAAGACGGTAACTGCCTTTACCAAGCAGTACCCCAACATCAAGATCAAGATTCTCAACCTCGGCGGCGGCCCGGCCACCTACACCAAACTTCAGACCGCCATCAAGGCCGGAAGCGGCGCACCCGACGTGGCGCAGGTCGAGTACGGCTTCCTGCCCGCCTTCGCCGATACCGGCGGCCTGGCTGATCTGAGCAAGTACGGCGCAAATGACTACAAGAAGTATTTCGTGCCCTGGACCTGGGGTCAGGTCAGCCCTGACGGACAGGCGGTCTACGCCATTCCGCAGGACACCGGCCCGTTTGCCATGGTCTACCGCGACGACATTCTCAAGAAGTACAACATCGCCGTACCCAAGACCTGGGCTGAATATGCCAAGGCGGCCGCCACCGTCAAGACCAAGAGCAACGGCGGCGTCAAGCTCGGTAACTTCTACTCTACCTTCGCGCCCTGGTTCATGGCGCTCGCCTGGGCCGACGGCGGACAGTTCTTCCAGCGCCAAGGCGACAGCTGGGTGCAAACACTCAACAACTCCTCGTCCAAGAAAGTGCTCAACTACTGGAACGACCTGATCAAGAAGGGCGAGGTCGGTACGCTGGCAGGCTTCAGCGCCGATTACTGGAATGCGGCGGGTGCGGGCAAACTCGCCACCAACATGGAAGCGGCCTGGGGCCCCGGCGGCTACGCGGGCAGCCTCGGCACCAAGTCGGCGGGGCTGTGGCGCGTCGCGCCGATCCCGCAGTGGACGGCGGGCAGCAGCGTCAAGAGCGGCAACTGGGGCGGCAGCAGCAACGTCGTGACCACCCAGAGCAAGAACCCCGAAGCGGCCACCCTGTTCGCGCTGTGGCTCAACCTGTCTTCAAATGCCATCACCGCCGATTGGAACAACGGCGGCCTCTTCCCGGCCTCCGACGCGGGTCTGGCGCTGCCTGCTCTGGCCGTGACCAGCAAGAACCCCAGCAAGTTCTTCGGCGGCCAGAACATCAGCTCCGTCTACGCCCAAGCTTCACGCGGCGTGAACGTGAACTTCCAGTGGGCACCCTGGTTCCCGTTTGTCAACGACAACTTCAGCAAGCAGATGGACAAGATGCTCAAGGGTCAGCTCACCCCCGATCAAGCGCTCGACGCATGGCAGGCCGAGTCGCTGGCCTACGCCAAGCAGAACGGCTTCACGGTCAAATAA
- a CDS encoding NADP-dependent isocitrate dehydrogenase, with protein MSSTLTAPHAASASLTAIPVAITCGDGIGPEIMSATLRVLEAAGARIETREVRMGETVYLEGHTSGLAPDAWDVLRGTGVLLKAPITTPQGGGYKSLNVTLRKSLGLYANVRPCRAYAPYVTTHHPAMDLVIIRENEEDLYAGIEHRQTREVIQCLKLITRDGCEKIVRYAFEYARQHNRRKVTALSKDNIMKLTDGLFHRVFDEIRAEYPELEAEHQIIDIGTARVATRPELYDVIVTLNLYGDILSDVAAEVAGSVGLAGSANIGAKFAMFEAIHGSAPDIAGQNIANPSGLLQSAVLMLEYLGQPDIASTISNAWLKTLEDGLHTRDIASEQTLQVLGTQEFADAVIERLGQFPAHLKPAPTPREAAEPPKPKPRAPIIKQLVGTDVFFEWFEGERDPEALAAVLQSAQLEHLPLLMITNRGVKVWPQGIPETFKSDHWRCRFLSAGSITHADVLALLSNLNQTGLDFIKTEHLYTFDGVPGYTLGQGQ; from the coding sequence ATGTCCAGCACCCTCACCGCGCCGCACGCCGCTTCCGCTTCCCTCACGGCTATCCCAGTGGCCATTACCTGTGGCGACGGCATTGGCCCGGAAATCATGAGCGCCACCTTGCGGGTACTGGAGGCGGCGGGAGCGCGGATCGAGACCCGCGAAGTCCGCATGGGCGAGACGGTCTACCTTGAGGGCCACACCTCCGGCCTTGCGCCCGACGCCTGGGACGTGCTGCGCGGCACCGGCGTATTGCTCAAAGCGCCGATCACCACTCCGCAGGGCGGCGGCTACAAGAGCCTGAACGTGACGCTGCGCAAGAGTCTCGGCCTGTATGCCAACGTGCGCCCCTGCCGCGCTTACGCGCCGTATGTGACCACCCACCACCCGGCGATGGATCTGGTGATCATCCGCGAGAACGAAGAAGACCTCTACGCGGGCATCGAGCACCGCCAGACCCGCGAGGTCATTCAGTGCCTCAAGCTGATTACCCGCGACGGCTGCGAGAAGATCGTGCGTTACGCTTTCGAATACGCCCGCCAGCACAACCGGCGCAAAGTCACGGCGCTGAGCAAAGACAACATCATGAAGCTGACCGACGGCCTGTTTCACCGGGTCTTCGACGAGATCCGCGCCGAGTATCCCGAGTTGGAAGCTGAGCACCAGATCATCGATATCGGCACGGCGCGGGTGGCGACTCGGCCCGAACTCTACGACGTGATCGTGACGCTCAACCTCTACGGCGACATTCTCTCGGATGTGGCGGCGGAGGTGGCCGGTTCGGTGGGCTTGGCCGGCAGCGCCAATATCGGGGCGAAGTTCGCCATGTTTGAAGCGATTCACGGCAGCGCTCCCGACATCGCCGGGCAGAACATCGCCAACCCCAGCGGTCTGCTGCAATCGGCCGTGCTGATGCTGGAATATCTGGGTCAGCCGGACATCGCCAGCACCATCAGCAACGCCTGGCTCAAGACTCTGGAAGACGGCCTGCACACCCGCGACATCGCCTCGGAGCAGACCCTTCAGGTGCTGGGCACTCAGGAATTTGCCGACGCCGTGATCGAGCGCCTCGGTCAGTTTCCGGCCCACCTCAAGCCCGCGCCCACGCCCCGCGAGGCCGCTGAGCCGCCCAAGCCCAAGCCCCGCGCCCCGATCATCAAGCAACTCGTCGGCACCGATGTCTTCTTCGAGTGGTTTGAAGGCGAGCGCGATCCGGAAGCGCTGGCGGCGGTGCTGCAATCGGCCCAGCTTGAGCACCTGCCGCTGCTGATGATCACCAACCGGGGCGTCAAGGTCTGGCCGCAGGGCATACCCGAAACCTTCAAGTCCGACCACTGGCGCTGCCGCTTTTTGTCAGCCGGGTCGATCACCCACGCTGACGTGCTGGCGCTGCTGTCCAACCTGAATCAGACCGGGCTGGACTTCATCAAGACCGAGCACCTCTACACCTTTGACGGCGTGCCGGGGTACACGCTGGGTCAGGGTCAGTAA